In Salvelinus fontinalis isolate EN_2023a unplaced genomic scaffold, ASM2944872v1 scaffold_0269, whole genome shotgun sequence, the genomic window gcaaatgtataaaaaaacaaaaaacagataccttatttacataagtattcagaccctttgctatgagatttgggaattgagctcaggtttatcctgtttccattgatcatccttgagatgtttctataatttGATTTTAGATCTACCTGtcataaattaaattgattggacatgacttggaaaggcacacacctgtctatataaggtcccacagttgacagtggatgtgagagctaaaaccaagccatgaggtcgaaggaattgtccgtagagctccgagacaggattgtggcgaggcacagatctggggaagggtaccaaaacatgtctgcagcattgaaggttcccaagaacacggTGGTCTCCAtttttaaaaggaaccaccaagactcttcctagagctggccgctcggccaaactgagcaatcgggggagaagggccttggtcaaggaggtgactaagaacctgatggtcactgacagagctccagagttcctctgtggcaattggagaaccttccagaaggacaaccatctcaatcaagcatttatggtagagtggccagatggaagccattcctcagtaaaatgcacatgacagcccgcttggagtttgccaaaaggcacctaaagactctcagaccatgagaaacaagattatctggtctgatgaaaccaagattgaactcttggcctgaatgccaagcgtccgtctggaggaaacctggcagcatccctatggtgaagcatggtggtggcatgctgtggggatgtttttcagcagcagggactgggagactagtcaggatcaagggaaagatgaacagagcgaagtacagagagatccttgatgaaaacctgctcctgagcACTCAAGACATCAGACTtgtgcgaaggttcaccttccaacaggacaacgaccctaagcacacagccaggacaacgcaggagtggctttgggacaagtctcaatgtccttgagtggcccagccagagcccggacttgaacccgatcgaacatctctggagagacctgaaaatatctgtgcagcgacgctccccatccaacctgacagagtttgagaggatctgcagagaagaagtgggagaaactccccaaatacagctgtgccaagcttgtagcgtcagacccaagaagactcaaggctgtaatcgctgccaaaggtgcttcaacaaagtactgaattacgggtctgaatacttatgtacatgtgatatttcattatttatttatttttatagtcttaacctgtttttgtttttctttatggggtattgtgtgtagattgaggggatataaatgatttaatccattttagaataaggctgtaacatcaaaatgtggaaaaagtcaaggggtctgaattatttgtgtgtgtgtgtgtataaaatgTGTAAATCATATGATTTTGCGGTAATCCAATAGCACTGTGAGTTTTGTTCAACTCTAATAGGACACTGCTGTTGACTGTCATCTCAGTACCAGCCGGTCACCATGGTGATTTGTGTTGTTGATCCAGGCCAGCAGCACCAGCAGCAAGGGGGCGGAGCCTCAACAGGAagtggtcagagaggaggagcaggaaggAGAGGCAGGTCGGTGGGTGTGGGAGCCCATGCTGTGTGGGGAGGCAGAAGGAGGGAAGGTCCCCCATTCCCTGGAGGTTCTCTACCACCAGGCTCAGAGCAGCAGTACCTGTGATGCCCTGATggtggcagtgcacctcctgatGGTAGAGACGGGCTTCCTGTGCCAGGTAAGGCTCTACAGGAGACTGGGGGGAGAATCTACATCGAATACTCCTCTCTGCTTCCTCCTCAAaaccccattggaggagaaggtcaggtGGGAGGGatctctggctttctcatccaatgggtttgagaaggaggcgaggagagaggacgctaggatcccaaatgtcaccctattccctatatagtacactactttagaccagagccctattccctatatagtatactactttagaccagagccctattccctatatagtatactactttagaccagggccctattccctatatagtacactactatagaccagagccctattccctatatagtatactactttagaccagggccctattccctatatagtacactactttagaccagagccctattccctatatagtgcactactttagaccagagccctattccctatatagtacactactttagaccagagccctattccctatatagtacactactttagaccagagccctattccctatatagtacactactttagaccagagccctattccctatatagtacactactttagaccagagccctattccctatatagtgcactactatagaccagagccctattccctatatagtacactactttagaccagggccctgttccctatatagtgcactactttagaccagtgccctattccctatatagtacactactttagaccagagccctattccctatatagtacactactttagaccagagccctattccctatatagtacactactttagaccagagccctattccctatatagtacactactatagaccagagccctattccctatatagtacactactatagaccagggccctattccctatatagtacactactttagaccagagcccctattccctatatagtgcaatactgttgaccagggccctgttccctaaagtgtgtgtgtgtgtgtgtgtgtgtgtgtgtgtgtgtgtgtgtgtgtgtgtgtgtgtgtgtgtgtgtgtgtgtgtgtgtgtgtgtgtgtgtgtgtgtagggctctgAGGGGCGTCCTGGTGAGATGCCAGCTGGGTGGAGGGCCCCAGGAGGACTGTACAGACTGCAGTATGCCCATCCTCTCTGTGACGACAGCCTGGCCATGGTCCTAGCTGTTCCCATGGGACCCGTTCTGGTTATCAACGGTCAGTCTCACTGTTTCTCAAAGCTGGGGCCGGGGCCCAAATGGTGTCCTCTTCCCTATATGGTTTATTACTTCTGACCAGGGACTATAGGGCTCTATAGGGGGCCCTCTGGAaggaccatagggctctatagGGGGCCTTCTGGAaggaccatagggctctatagGGGGCCATCTGGAaggaccatagggctctatagGGGGCCCGGCCCTCTGGAaggaccatagggctctatagGGGGCCCGGCCCTCTGGAAGGACTATAGGGCTCTATAGGGGGCCCTCTGGAAGGACTATAGGGCTCTATAGGGGGCCATCTGGAAGGACCGTAGGGCTCTATAGGGGGCCCTCTGGAAGGACCGTAGGGCTCTATAGGGGGCCCTCTGGTaggaccatagggctctatagGGGGCCCTCTGGAAGGACCGTAGGGCTCTATAGGGGGCCCTCTGGAAGGACTATAGGGCTCTATAGGGGGCCTTTTGGAAGGACTATAGGGCTCTATAGGGGGCCTTTTGGAaggaccatagggctctatagGGGGCCCTCTGGAAGGACTATAGGGCTCTATAGGGGGCCCTCTGGAaggaccatagggctctatagGGGGCCCTCTGGAaggaccatagggctctatagGGGGCCCTTTGGAaggaccatagggctctatagGGGGCCCTCTGGAAGGACTATAGGGCTCTATAGGGGGCCCTCTGGAaggaccatagggctctatagGGGGCCCTCTGGAaggaccatagggctctatagGGGGCCCTCTGGAAGGACTATAGGGCTCTATAGGGGGCCCTCTGGAAGGACCGTAGGGCTATATAGGGGGCCCTCTGGAAGGACTATAGGGCTCTATAGGGGGCCCTCTGGAAGGACCGTAGGGCTATATAGGGGGCCCTCTGGAaggaccatagggctctatagGGGGCCCTCTGGAAGGACTATAGGGCTCTATAGGGGGCCCTCTGGAaggaccatagggctctatagGGGGCCCTCTGGAAGGACTATAGGGCTCTATAGGGGGCCCGGCCCTCTGAAAGGCAGTGTCAGTGTTTGACATAGCTATCTGTTTGACCCAGCTCTGCTTATCATTATTGATCTCATTGGTCTTCCCCTGATTGATCGGTACATTGCTCCCCTCTGCAGCCACCCTGAAGACGAACCAGCAGGTGGAGACAGTGAGGAAACTGTCACTAAAACCCTCCACCTATGTGACCGACCAGTGGACAGGTGAGTGTGTCTGGTGACTTACCAGTGGacaggtgagtgtgtgtctggTGACTGACCAGTGGACGGGTGAGTGTGTGTCTggtgactgaccaggttagtgtgtctggtgACTGACCAGTGGACAGGTGAGTGTGTCTGGTGACTGACCAGTGGAcgggttagtgtgtgtctggtGACTGACCGGTGGacaggtgagtgtgtgtctggTGACTGACCGGTGGacaggtgagtgtgtgtctggTGACTGACCAGTGGacaggtgagtgtgtgtctggTGACTGACCAGTGGacaggtgagtgtgtgtctggTGACTGACCAGTGGacaggtgagtgtgtgtctggTGACTGACCGGTGGacaggtgagtgtgtgtctggTGACCGACCGGTGGAcgggttagtgtgtgtctggtGACTGACCGGTGGACGGGTGAGTGTGTGTCTGGTGACTGAGCCAGTGGacaggtgagtgtgtgtctggTGACTGACCGGTGGacaggtgagtgtgtgtctggtgactgtgtctgttctgtctgttgatCCACAGGTGACagcgtctgttctgtctgttgatCCACAGGTGACagcgtctgttctgtctgttgatCCACAGGTGACagcgtctgttctgtctgttgatCCACAGGTGACagcgtctgttctgtctgtcgaTCCACAGGTGACagcgtctgttctgtctgtcgaTCCACAGGTGACagcgtctgttctgtctgtcgaTCCACAGGTGACagcgtctgttctgtctgtcgaTCCACAGGTGACAgcgtctgtcctgtctgtcgatCCACAGGTGACAgcgtctgtcctgtctgtcgatCCACAGGTGACAGCATCTGTCCTGTCTGTCGATCCACAGGTGACagcgtctgttctgtctgtcgaTCCACAGGTGACAGCATCTGTCCTGTCTGTCGATCCACAGGTGACagcgtctgttctgtctgtcgaTCCACAGGTGACagcgtctgttctgtctgtcgaTCCACAGGTGACAgcgtctgtcctgtctgtcgatCCACAGGTGACagcgtctgttctgtctgtcgaTCCACAGGTGACagcgtctgttctgtctgtcgaTCCACAGGTGACAGTGCAGCGGCCGTCTACACAGAGCTGAGGAAGTTGTCCCGGGTCTTCAAAGACCAGCTGGTGTATCCTCTGATAGCTTCAGCCAGAGAAGGTACTGGGATGTAGATATATAGTACTGTTATTAAATACATAGTACTGGGATGTAGATATATAGTACTGTTATTAAATACATAGTACTGGGATGTAGATATATAGTACTGGGATGTAGATATATAGTAATGTTATTAAATACATAGTACTGGGATGTAGATATATAGTACTGTTATTAAATACATAGTACTGGGATGTAGATATATAGTACTGTTATTAAATACATAGTACTGGGATGTAGATATATAGTACTGTTATTAAATACATAGTACTGGGATGTAGATATATAGTACTGTTATTAAATACATAGTACTGGGATGTAGATATATAGTACTGTTATTAAATACATAGTACTGGGATGTAGATATATAGTACTGTTATTAAATACATAGTACTGGGATGTAGATATATAGTACTGTTATTAAATACATAGTACTGGGATGTAGATATATAGTACTGTTATTAAATACATAGTACTGGGATGTAGATATATAGTACTGTTATTAAATACATAGTACtgggatgtagatatgtagtactgttattaaatacatagtactgggatgtagatatatagtactgggatgtagatatgtagtactgggatgtagatatatagtactgttattaaatacatagtactgggatgtagatatgtagtactgggatgtagatatatatagtactgttattaaatacatagtactgggatgtagatatgtagtactGGGATGTAGATATATAGTACTGTTATTAAATACATAGTACTGGGATGTAGATATATAGTACTGTTATTAAATACATAGTACTGGGATGTAGATATATAGTACTGTTATTAAATATATAGTACTGGGATGTAGATATATAGTACTGTTATTAAATAAATATTACTGGGATGTAGATATATAGTACTATTATTAAATACATAGTACTGGGATGTAGATATATAGTACTGTTATTAAATACATAGTACTGGGATGTAGATATATAGTACTGTGATTAAATACATAGTACTGGGATGTAGATATATAGTACTGTTATTAAATACATAGTACTGGGATGTAGATATATAGTACTGTTATTAAATATATAGTACTGGGATGTAGATATATAGTACTGTTATTAAATACATAGTACTGGGATGTAGATGTATAGTACTGTGATTAAATACATAGTACTGGGATGTAGATATATAGTACTGTGATTAAATACATAGTACTGGGATGTAGATATATAGTACTGTTATTAAATACATAGTACTGGGATGTAGATATATAGTACTGTTATTAAATACATAGTACTGGGATGTAGATATATAGTACTGTGATTAAATACATAGTACTGGGATGTAGATATATAGTACTGTTATTAAATACATAGTACTGGGATGTAGATATATAGTACTGTTATTAAATATATAGTACTGGGATGTAGATATATAGTACTGTTATTAAATACATAGTACTGGGATGTAGATGTATAGTACTGTGATTAAATACATAGTACTGGGATGTAGATATATAGTACTGTGATTAAATACATAGTACTGGGATGTAGATATATAGTACTGTTATTAAATACATAGTACTGGGATGTAGATATATAGTACtgttattaaatacatagtgctGGGATGTAGATATATAGTACTGTGATTAAATACATATTACTGGGATGTAGATATATAGTACTATTATTAAATGTACTGGGATGTAGATATATAGTACTGTTATTAAATACATAGTACTGGGATGTAGATATATAGTACTGTTATTAAATACATAGTACTGGGATGTAGATATATAGTACTGTTATTAAATATATAGTACTGGGATGTAGATATATAGTACTATTATTAAATACATACTACTGGGATGTAGATATATAGTACTGTTATTAAATACATAGTACTGGGATGTAGATATATAGTACTGTTATTAAATACATAGTACTGGGATGTAGATATATAGTACTGTTATTAAATACATAGTACtgggatgtagatatgtagtactGGGATGGAGATATATAGTACTGGGATGTAGATATATAGTACTGTTCAGAAATGAATAGTACTGTTATTAAGAAGGAAATATCTGGAAATATGACATTGGTCTCTCAGATCTCACTGCAATCATTTAAAATCATTGAATAGCAAATGTTAACAACCAATGTGTCAAATCCATTACTCCATGTCTCCCCCTGGTGTCTGGTGGTGGTATAACAGCCAGCAGTGTTGtaactatctatctctctgtattgtgactccctgtctccccctggtGTCTGGTGGTGGTATAACAGCCAGCAGTGTTGtaactatctatctctctgtattgTGACTCCCTGTCTCCTCCATGTTGTCTGGTTGGGGTATAACTATCTCTCTGTATTGTgactccctgtctccccctggtGTCTGGTGGGGGTATAACAGCCATGGCCCTGCCAGCAGTGTTTGGCCTGCCAGTCCTTCCTCCAGAGCTGTTACTGAGGGTGCTGAGACTGCTggatgtctcctctctcctggccCTCTCCTCAGTCAACAGACACCTCCACCAGACCACCGCAGACCCGGCCCTGTGGAGACACCTCTACCGCAGAGACTTCAGGGGTAGgacgaacgcacacacactcacggatATATTTATAAACACACATAAAAGACTGGAGGTCTCTGGCCTGTCTCTGGCCTGTCTCTGGCCTGTCTCTGGCCTGTCTCTGGCCTGTCTCTGGCCTGTCTCTGGCCTATCTGGAGGTCTCTACTTTAAAGGTTGCTGTTCCTCTCCTCAGGGTGCAGACAGACAGTCTGATTCTACATGTCAGAACTAGGACTGTCCTCCTGAGACGTGTCTGTATTAAAGACATGTTAGATTCTACATGTCAGAACTAGGGACTGTCCTCCTGAGACGTGTCTGTATTAAAGACATGTTAGATTCTACATGTCAGAACTAGGACTGTCCTCCTGAGACGTGTCTGTATTAAAGACATGTTAGATTCTACATGTCAGAACTAGGGACTGTCCTCCTGAGACGTGTCGGTGTCTGTATTAAAGACATGTTAGATTCTACATGTCAGAACTAGGACTGTCCTCCTGAGACGTGTCTGTATTAAAGACATGTTAGATTCTACATGTCAGAACTAGGACTGTCCTCCTGAGACGTGTCGGTGTCTGTATTAAAGACATGTTAGATTCTACATGTCAGAACTAGGACTGTCCTCCTGAGACGTGTCTGTATTAAAGACATGTTAGATTCTACATGTCAGAACTAGGACTGTCCTCCTGAGACGTGTCTGTATTAAAGATATGTTAGTTATTGACTGCATGTTGTGTGATTTGTTATTTGACTGTTGCAGACTGCCAAGACCACAGCAGAGCCAGAGACACTCAGTGGAGAGAGGTGAGTCACGTCCCTGTATTCTATATATTGACTCTGCACTTTGAGTCGTCTCTTTGTCCAGCCCCGGTTTAAAGGGTTTGTCTCAGCTGTATTTATGCTGTTGCTCATCGTCCCTGGTATCAACCCACAGATAGTAAGTCTCTATTCGTTAGTGACTGTTTTTAGATATCAATAAAACTACAAtcggacgttaataaaaccccagctacaatctgacgttaataaaacccaggctacaatctgacgttaataaaaccccagctacaatctgacgttaataaaaccccagctacaatctgacgttaataaaaccccggctacaatctgacgttaataaaaccccggctacaatctgacgtcgGTGAAACCCCagttacaatctgacgttaataaaaccctagctacaatctgacgttaattaaaccccggctacaatctgacgttaataaaaccccggctacaatctgacgttaataaaaccccggctacaatctgacgttaataaaaccccggctacaatctgacgttaataaaaccccagctacaatctgacgttaataaaaccccagctacaatctgacgttaataaaaccccagctacaatctgacgttaataaaaccccagttacaatctgacgttaataaaaccccagctacaatctgacgttaataaaaccccggctacaatctgacgttaataaaaccccggctacaatctgacgttaataaaaccccggctacaatctgacgttaataaaaccccggctacaatctgacgttaataaaaccccggctacaatctgacgttaataaaaccccggctacaatctgacgttaataaaaccccggctacaatctgacgttaataaaaccccggctacaatctgacgttaataaaaccccggctacaatctgacgttaataaaaccccggctacaatctgacgttaataaaaccccggctacaatctgacgttaataaaaccccagctacaatctgacgttaataaaaccccagctacaatctgacgttaataaaaccccggctacaatctgacgttaataaaaccccagctacaatctgacgttaataaaaccccagctacaatctgacgttaataaaaccccagctacaatctgacgttaataaaaccccagctacaatctgacgttaataaaaccccagctacaatctgacgttaataaaaccccagctacaatctgacgttaataaaaccccagctacaatctgacgttaataaaaccccagctacaatctgacgttaataaaaccccagctacaatctgacgttaataaaaccccagctacaatctgacgttaataaaaccccagctacaatctgacgttaataaaaccccagctacaatctgacgttaataaaaccccagctacaatctgacgttaataaaaccccggctacaatctgacgttaataaaaccccggctacaatctgacgttaataaaaccccggctacaatctgacgttaataaaaccccggctacaatctgacATTAATAAAACCCTAGCTACAATCTGACGTCACtgaaaccccagctacaatctgacgtcggggaaaccccagctacaatctgacgttaataaaaccccagctacaatctgacgttaatgaaaccccggctacaatctgacgttaatgaaaccccggctacaatctgacgttaatgaaaccccggctacaatctgacgtcggggaaaccccagctacaatctgacgttaataaaaccccagttacaatctgacgttaataaaaccccagctacaatctgacgttaataaaaccccagctacaatctgacgttaataaaaccccagctacaatctgacgttaataaaaccccagctacaatctgacgttaataaaaccccagctacaatctgacgttaataaaaccccagctacaatctgacgttaataaaaccccagctacaatctgacgttaataaaaccccagctacaatctgacgttaataaaaccccagctacaatctgacgttaataaaaccccagctacaatctgacgttaataaaaccccagctacaatctgacgttaataaaaccccagctacaatctgacgttaataaaaccccagctacaatctgacgttaataaaaccccagctacaatctgacgttaataaaaccccagctacaatctgacgttaataaaaccccagttacaatctgacgttaataaaaccccggctacaatctgacgtcaCTGAAACCCCagttacaatctgacgttaattaaaccccagctacaatctgacgttaattaaaccccagctacaatctgacgttaataaaaccccagctacaatctgacgtcgGTGAAACCCCagttacaatctgacgttaataaaaccccggctacaatcggacgttaataaaaccccggctacaatcggacgttaataaaaccccggctacaatcggacgttaataaaaccccggctacaatctgacgttaataaaaccccggctacaatctgacgttaataaaaccccggctacaatctgacgttaataaaaccccggctacaatctgacgttaataaaaccccggctacaatctgacgttaataaaaccccggctacaatctgacgttaataaaaccccagctacaatc contains:
- the LOC129845287 gene encoding F-box only protein 7-like isoform X2, which encodes MKLRVRINKQTSRVKLEGEEPTLTELNVQIREILLPSHGLSPDTEFTLSLNGADVLSDSGQTLSSCGIVSGDLVCVILPPSVAVPSTASTPCAAPAPSARQAVPSGSPASSAAFAASARQAPSNSSSSTGLYQAVHPPAKRSSEASSTSSKGAEPQQEVVREEEQEGEAGRWVWEPMLCGEAEGGKVPHSLEVLYHQAQSSSTCDALMVAVHLLMVETGFLCQGSEGRPGEMPAGWRAPGGLYRLQYAHPLCDDSLAMVLAVPMGPVLVINATLKTNQQVETVRKLSLKPSTYVTDQWTGDSAAAVYTELRKLSRVFKDQLVYPLIASAREAMALPAVFGLPVLPPELLLRVLRLLDVSSLLALSSVNRHLHQTTADPALWRHLYRRDFRDCQDHSRARDTQWRELYKKKYKWRREAASYPRHTPRYHPVPPPIYPLHPLPNNPFPFYPPGIIGGEYDQRPGIPGGILPRPRYDPIGPLPGHDPTAGGLIGRRGLRPTGNRPADIRRGFI
- the LOC129845287 gene encoding F-box only protein 7-like isoform X1, whose protein sequence is MKLRVRINKQTSRVKLEGEEPTLTELNVQIREILLPSHGLSPDTEFTLSLNGADVLSDSGQTLSSCGIVSGDLVCVILPPSVAVPSTASTPCAAPAPSARQAVPSGSPASSAAFAASARQAPSNSSSSTGLYQAVHPPAKRSSEASSTSSKGAEPQQEVVREEEQEGEAGRWVWEPMLCGEAEGGKVPHSLEVLYHQAQSSSTCDALMVAVHLLMVETGFLCQGSEGRPGEMPAGWRAPGGLYRLQYAHPLCDDSLAMVLAVPMGPVLVINATLKTNQQVETVRKLSLKPSTYVTDQWTGDSVCSVCRSTGDSAAAVYTELRKLSRVFKDQLVYPLIASAREAMALPAVFGLPVLPPELLLRVLRLLDVSSLLALSSVNRHLHQTTADPALWRHLYRRDFRDCQDHSRARDTQWRELYKKKYKWRREAASYPRHTPRYHPVPPPIYPLHPLPNNPFPFYPPGIIGGEYDQRPGIPGGILPRPRYDPIGPLPGHDPTAGGLIGRRGLRPTGNRPADIRRGFI